The Spirochaetales bacterium genomic sequence CCGCATTCCAGCTTATCACCAGTTCATCACCGCGTTCTTCCGCTTTCAAACCGATATTGGATACGGAAGCACCGACCATATCCGTCTCCATATCCATGGCCTGCCGCCCGTCGATATCGTATAACGGATCCTCGCAGCCCGCAGACATCATGACCATACAGATTGCCATACACACCATAATAATGCCATTCTCTTTATTCATATACATCCTCCTTGAAAAATGAAACTAACGTAGAACAATCGTTTATAAATCGATAATCCTTCGATTTTTCCGCCGATTCTTCCGTTTTTCACTTTTGGCCGTGCATCAGATACCGCCATTCTTTTTGTATTTAATCCTTTCATGCACTATATTTTAAGAAGGAGGTCCCAATGAAAAACATTTCTATCGGCATGATACCGATTTTTCTTATTTTCTTCCTTCAAAGCTGCCCCTCGGAACCGCGGGTGAGGGAACCCTTTACGGCGCCGCCGCCGAGTACAAGCGAGGATACATGGAGCGCACCGGATGGATTCACCCTCGCCTGGAGCGACGAATTCGACGGGCCCGATATCGACCTTTCAAACTGGAGTTACGAAACACAGGCGACCGGCTGGAGTCCTTCATGGAACGGCGAATGGCAGCGGTATACCGACAACGGCACCGGCGACCGGAACGCCTCGATCAACGACGGGGTGCTTGTCATAAAGGCCATCGAAACGTCGGGGGGCGACGGCGGCTATACCTCGGCAAGAATGGTGACAAAATGGAAACACTCTTGGAAGTACGGGATCATCGCCGCCCGGATGCAGATGCCGTACGGACAGGGGATGTGGCCCGCCCTCTGGATGATGGGGGTAAGCGGCGGGTGGCCGGCGTGCGGTGAAATCGATATTCTCGAAATGATCGGGGGCGGAACGGACGGGATCAATGACCGTATCGTCCATTCCGCAATGCACTGGGACGACGGCGGCCACGAGACGAATGGCGACGACCACGAGCACAATGAAAAGCTGGCCGATGACTGGCATTACTACGAATGCGTATGGGAAGAGGATTCGGTTACCATGCGGTTCGACGGTACGCCCGTTTTTTCGCAATCGATAACGGCACAGGAAACGAGTGAGTTTCACCAGCCATTCTATATCCTCCTCAACCTCGCCGTCGGGGGCTTCTGGCCCGGACCGCCGGACGAGACAACCGTCTTTCCCCAGTACCTCTATGTCGACTGGATACGGGTATATCAGCCTGAATGATCCGGGTTTGATAAAGGCTGAGGCCTCTAATATTCGGCACTCACACTCGCATTCGACTGGATCCCGCAGACCTGGGTATCCGGTGAGGAATCGAGTAGATACGCGTTCCCGGACAGACTCCAGTTTTTGAAAACGACATGAACTGCATGCGAATCGAACGCGGCCACGGTCGAAATGGACACACAGCTTCCCGGCGATATGTTTTGCTCCGTGTACGTGTGGCTTTCCCCGCTTGAATCGTAATAGGTGACCGTCAGGCTATATCCGCCCGGCGGATTCGTGACCGGCGGATTCGTGACCGGTGGATTCGTGACCGGTGGATTCGTGACCGGTGGATTCGTAACCGGCGGATTCGTGACCGGCGGATTCGTGACCGGCGGATTCGTGACCGGTGGATTCGTCACCGGCGGAGACGTTGCAGAAGACGTTGAACCGGGATCGGATGTCGGAGAAGGAGTCGGCCCGCCCTGGAAATAGTATTGGGCGTCGATCGTGCAATTGTCCCTGAAACTTCTGGCGATCGTATTGTTGTTTTCATAATTTTCGATCTCAGCCAGGCCCATCGGTTCCTTCCAATAAATGAACCGATGTTCTCCGTCCAATAAATGGTATACGGGAACGGTGGAGAGAATGATCTCACTGTCGCTCCTCACCTCGCATTCTTTTATCAGGGGAACGCCGCCGTCGAGGACGGACCTGATCGTCAGCTTGTAGGGAAGGTCTTCACATTCACGTTTGCAATACCCGGCGGAAAGCACGACCCGTACGAAATTGTAGTTTTTCAGGTACTTGAGCCGGTAAATGAGGGGTTCGTATGAGGATATATCCTCATAATCCCTTAAACCTGCAACCATCGAACGCACATCGTCGAAGCCCCCGAGCCCGGTGAAGTCCGCTTCTTTATGCTGCCCTATGAGAAGGCACGAGATGGTGCTTTCATCGATCACGTTTTTATACCGCTCCTCATTCCCTGCGGCATACGCCCCGTCGATGGTAAAATTCAGTGCGGCGGTGAGTGTCTCGTTATCCTCGGCCGACTCGACAAAGATAAACCCCATTTTCCCATATGACACCGATGATACGTACACCGGCGACACGGATCCCGATATTTCACCGGCGATTTGTTCCCAGGTGACCGACGGGTCGAAGAAATCCGCGGGGTGCTTTACTGTCCCGATTGATGCGGTATAATAGATAAATATGAACTGGATCAGCTTCCTCGTGGCTGTTGCGTTACCTGCAAAATCGAATACCTCCTCGAGCGGAGGCAACCCGGAACGCCCTT encodes the following:
- a CDS encoding glycoside hydrolase family 16 protein, giving the protein MKNISIGMIPIFLIFFLQSCPSEPRVREPFTAPPPSTSEDTWSAPDGFTLAWSDEFDGPDIDLSNWSYETQATGWSPSWNGEWQRYTDNGTGDRNASINDGVLVIKAIETSGGDGGYTSARMVTKWKHSWKYGIIAARMQMPYGQGMWPALWMMGVSGGWPACGEIDILEMIGGGTDGINDRIVHSAMHWDDGGHETNGDDHEHNEKLADDWHYYECVWEEDSVTMRFDGTPVFSQSITAQETSEFHQPFYILLNLAVGGFWPGPPDETTVFPQYLYVDWIRVYQPE
- a CDS encoding thiol-activated cytolysin family protein, with the protein product MKKNIITAVFVCLAFLVLLSGCDDIASGIPYPEEELINSNIRNLSFLDQNEETGTSRFGPVEDSGTTCPLYGYEACLGSYDNVCLSPETENIWPGALIDGPSILTGAYKPINVKRRSLTISIDGGSNVGGRNITVNPVYPGVPEALAQFGKPGLARVIHKMENVYSADQLTMLFPVHLVSEGRSGLPPLEEVFDFAGNATATRKLIQFIFIYYTASIGTVKHPADFFDPSVTWEQIAGEISGSVSPVYVSSVSYGKMGFIFVESAEDNETLTAALNFTIDGAYAAGNEERYKNVIDESTISCLLIGQHKEADFTGLGGFDDVRSMVAGLRDYEDISSYEPLIYRLKYLKNYNFVRVVLSAGYCKRECEDLPYKLTIRSVLDGGVPLIKECEVRSDSEIILSTVPVYHLLDGEHRFIYWKEPMGLAEIENYENNNTIARSFRDNCTIDAQYYFQGGPTPSPTSDPGSTSSATSPPVTNPPVTNPPVTNPPVTNPPVTNPPVTNPPVTNPPVTNPPVTNPPGGYSLTVTYYDSSGESHTYTEQNISPGSCVSISTVAAFDSHAVHVVFKNWSLSGNAYLLDSSPDTQVCGIQSNASVSAEY